GGACCCCCACCACGGCTACATCGGCGATGCCCGGATGTCTGATGAGGATCTCTTCGATTTCCCTCGGATAAATATTTTCCCCGCCACTGACAATCATGTCCTTCTTGCGATCAACGATATAATAGTAACCTTCCTCATCCATTGTGGCCAGGTCCCCGGTATGGAGCCACCCATCTCGAATTGCTTCCCGGGTAGCCGCAGGATCCTGGTGATACCCCTGCATGATATTTGCCCCTCTGCAGACGACCTCCCCGACTTCTCCGGGCGGCAGCGTCCGGTTATCTTGATCCACAACGCGCGCCTCCAGAAAAGGGAGGGCTTTGCCTACAGACATATCTTTTTTCAGGGAATCTCTGGCATTGAGAATGGTGATGCAGGGGGATGCCTCGGTGCAGCCATAAACATCATAAACACCTTTAATACTGGGAAAGAATTCCATGATCCTTTTTTTGGTTTCCATGGTCAGCTTATCGGCCCCGGCCGTGCATTTGGTAATGGACCTGACATCATATTTGTGGGCACCAGGGTGCCGGATAAGCATGTTGTAAAGCGCGGGAGCCCCTGACATGACGGTGGCCTTCTCCTTTTCGATGGTCCGGAGCAAGGCCTCCGGGTCAAATTTCCGCACCAAAATGCTGGTTCCCCCGAGAGCGACCTGGATGGTGAAGTGATTGTTCAATGCCGCGGTGTGAAAGAGGGGGCCCACAATCACGGCCTTTTCTTCAGGCTGATCTTCCCTCCCACAAATGGTATTGAAGAGGTTCCAGATGATATTGCGATGGGAAAGGACGGCGCCCTTCGGCCTGCCCGTTGTACCTGATGTGTACATGAGCTGGCAGGGATCGTCTTCGCAGACACGGGGAAGAGCGGACGCAGAGCCCCCTCCGCTGGAAATAAAATCCTCATAGGCTGTTGACGGTTTCGAACCGAGGTGGGGTGAAACAAAGGATTGCACGGTGTCCAGGCCTTCTTGCATATCAGCGAATCGGCCTTCAAACTCCGGGTCATAAAAGAGTATTTTCGCCTGGGAGTCATTGAGTATGAAAAGGATTTCCGGTGGGGCCAGTCGAAAATTTATTGGCGTGGCAACCAGTCCCGCCTTGACCGCGGCAAAGTAGGTTTCAGCGAAATAGGTGCTGTTAGGAAAGAGAATTGCTGCCCGATCCCCCTTTTTCAATCCGGCCTTGATCATGGCGACGGCGAGCCGATCGGTTCTATGGTTGAATGTCTTGAAGGTGGCCCGACCCTCTTGAGAGATAATCGCAGGTCTGTCGGGGAACTTGTTGGCAGAATTCGTCAGCAGGTATCCAACATTCATTATCGAGCGACCCCCGGGAAACTACGGAATGATCAGTGGATAGTCTCCTTCATAACCCAACAACTTCGATAAGTTGCGACCTTGTTCCACAATTTCCCGCTTAGCGTCGGCCAGGACAGTTCCCGTTGCCTCTTCTGAAGAGAGAGAAAGGTTTATTGCCGCAACTACTTTTTTTTCATGATTTAAAAGGGGAGTTGAAATTGAATAAAGGGCGAGAGAAAGCTCGCGATCGCACGTGCCGATCCCATTTGCCCTGGTCTTGAGGAT
Above is a window of Deltaproteobacteria bacterium DNA encoding:
- a CDS encoding long-chain fatty acid--CoA ligase gives rise to the protein MNVGYLLTNSANKFPDRPAIISQEGRATFKTFNHRTDRLAVAMIKAGLKKGDRAAILFPNSTYFAETYFAAVKAGLVATPINFRLAPPEILFILNDSQAKILFYDPEFEGRFADMQEGLDTVQSFVSPHLGSKPSTAYEDFISSGGGSASALPRVCEDDPCQLMYTSGTTGRPKGAVLSHRNIIWNLFNTICGREDQPEEKAVIVGPLFHTAALNNHFTIQVALGGTSILVRKFDPEALLRTIEKEKATVMSGAPALYNMLIRHPGAHKYDVRSITKCTAGADKLTMETKKRIMEFFPSIKGVYDVYGCTEASPCITILNARDSLKKDMSVGKALPFLEARVVDQDNRTLPPGEVGEVVCRGANIMQGYHQDPAATREAIRDGWLHTGDLATMDEEGYYYIVDRKKDMIVSGGENIYPREIEEILIRHPGIADVAVVGVPDADWGESVKAYVVPEEGCSIDAQGVIEFCRKSLASYKKPKTVVFVRSIPKNPLGKVLKRVLREEGH